In Alistipes ihumii AP11, a genomic segment contains:
- the aspA gene encoding aspartate ammonia-lyase: MDITISPLSGRFRREHDLLGEKDIPVEYYFGIQTMRAIENFDIGRVRLHFYPELIRALAMVKEAAARANGDLGLLDGPTARAIVDACREIEQGRLHEHFVVDMVQGGAGTSTNMNANEVIANRALELLGHERGEYGYCHPNNHVNRSQSTNDAYPTAVRIALIFSLQKLVETLRWLVDAFRAKGAEFAHVIKMGRTQLQDAVPMTLGQEFEAYAANLSEEIDRIEQNYRLFLEVNMGATAIGTGINADPDYSPLCIRYLREITGLPVVAATNLIEATNDTGAFIMNSSALKRLATKMSKICNDLRLLSSGPRAGLGEINLPPMQPGSSIMPGKVNPVIPEVVNQVAFRVIGNDLTITIASEAGQLELNVMEPIIVYSLFENIEMLIRSMNTLRDRCVTGITANEETCRRMVRNSIGVVTALNPYLGYETSTELAKTALRTGKGIYDLVLEQGLMSREELDSVLSPENMLRPRKLARR; the protein is encoded by the coding sequence ATGGATATTACAATTAGTCCGCTTTCCGGCCGGTTTCGTCGCGAGCACGATTTGCTCGGCGAGAAAGACATACCGGTCGAGTATTATTTCGGAATACAGACTATGCGCGCGATCGAGAATTTCGACATCGGTCGCGTGCGTCTTCATTTTTACCCCGAGCTGATTCGCGCGCTGGCGATGGTCAAGGAAGCCGCGGCGCGGGCGAACGGCGATCTGGGACTGCTGGACGGTCCGACGGCACGGGCCATTGTCGATGCCTGCCGCGAGATCGAGCAGGGCAGGCTGCACGAGCATTTCGTGGTCGACATGGTGCAGGGTGGCGCCGGTACGTCGACGAACATGAATGCCAACGAGGTGATTGCGAACCGCGCGCTGGAGTTGCTCGGGCACGAGCGGGGCGAGTACGGCTACTGCCATCCGAACAATCATGTGAACCGCTCGCAGTCTACGAATGACGCCTATCCGACGGCTGTGCGTATCGCTTTGATATTCAGTCTTCAAAAGTTGGTCGAAACGCTTCGCTGGCTTGTCGATGCGTTCCGGGCCAAGGGGGCGGAGTTCGCGCATGTGATCAAAATGGGACGCACCCAGCTACAGGATGCCGTGCCGATGACGCTCGGGCAGGAGTTCGAGGCCTATGCCGCGAATTTGTCGGAGGAGATCGACCGCATCGAGCAGAACTATCGCCTGTTTCTGGAGGTGAACATGGGCGCGACGGCTATCGGGACCGGGATCAATGCCGATCCCGACTACTCGCCGCTGTGCATCCGTTATCTGCGCGAGATTACCGGCCTGCCCGTCGTCGCGGCGACGAACCTGATCGAGGCCACGAACGATACGGGCGCGTTCATCATGAATTCGTCGGCCTTGAAGCGGCTGGCGACGAAAATGTCGAAGATATGCAACGACTTGCGGCTGCTGTCTTCCGGCCCCCGGGCCGGTCTGGGCGAGATCAACCTGCCGCCGATGCAGCCCGGCTCGTCGATCATGCCCGGCAAGGTCAATCCGGTGATCCCCGAAGTCGTCAATCAGGTGGCTTTCAGGGTAATCGGAAACGATCTGACGATTACGATCGCCTCCGAGGCCGGCCAGTTGGAACTGAACGTCATGGAACCGATCATCGTATACAGCCTGTTCGAGAACATCGAGATGCTGATCCGCAGCATGAACACGCTGCGCGACCGGTGCGTCACGGGCATCACGGCTAACGAGGAGACCTGTCGCCGGATGGTGCGTAACAGTATCGGAGTGGTGACGGCTCTCAATCCCTATCTGGGCTACGAAACCTCGACCGAGCTGGCCAAGACGGCGCTCCGCACCGGCAAAGGCATATACGATCTGGTGCTCGAGCAGGGGCTGATGAGCCGAGAGGAGCTCGACAGCGTGCTCTCGCCCGAGAACATGCTCAGACCGCGCAAGCTCGCGCGACGGTAG
- the xseB gene encoding exodeoxyribonuclease VII small subunit: MTPPKLTYTQAVEEVERILEKFNDGQMSVDELGAQVKRAAELIKLCHEKLRKAEQEVSEALKEE, encoded by the coding sequence ATGACACCTCCGAAATTAACTTACACGCAGGCCGTCGAGGAAGTGGAGCGAATCCTCGAAAAGTTCAACGATGGGCAGATGAGCGTAGACGAGTTGGGGGCGCAGGTCAAGCGCGCCGCCGAGCTGATCAAACTATGCCACGAGAAGCTGCGCAAGGCCGAGCAGGAAGTATCCGAAGCCTTGAAGGAAGAATAA
- a CDS encoding class I SAM-dependent methyltransferase: MKRLIRFVLRHVPRRYIQRVVHLCTPVLGLAYAGRGVECPVCGARYRRFMPYGYVNPRGNALCPRCLALERHRLMWLYLKNETAFFETPARLLHVAPERCFLKRFEKLPALDYVTADLESPLAKVKMDIQRIPFPDGEFDVIFCNHILEHVDDDRRAMREMYRVMRPGGWGIMLSPVNTERETTYEDPSITDPAERERHFGQKDHLRDYGRDYGRRLSEAGFDVEEIDYVRSLSPEAVKLYGLRSEIVYVVRKRSERAEYATDRPRS, from the coding sequence ATGAAAAGACTGATCCGATTCGTACTGAGGCATGTCCCTCGACGGTATATCCAGCGGGTGGTGCATCTGTGCACGCCGGTGCTGGGTCTTGCCTATGCGGGGCGCGGCGTGGAATGTCCGGTCTGCGGCGCGCGCTATAGACGCTTTATGCCGTACGGCTATGTGAATCCGCGCGGGAATGCGCTGTGTCCCCGTTGTCTGGCGCTCGAGCGTCACCGGCTGATGTGGCTCTATCTGAAGAACGAGACCGCTTTCTTCGAGACGCCGGCCCGTCTGCTGCATGTCGCGCCCGAGCGCTGCTTCCTGAAGCGTTTCGAGAAGCTGCCGGCGCTCGATTACGTGACGGCCGATCTGGAGTCCCCGCTGGCGAAGGTCAAGATGGACATTCAGCGGATTCCTTTTCCCGACGGCGAGTTCGACGTGATATTCTGCAACCATATTCTCGAGCATGTCGATGACGACCGCCGCGCGATGCGCGAAATGTACCGCGTGATGCGACCGGGCGGATGGGGCATCATGCTCTCGCCGGTCAACACGGAGCGCGAGACGACTTACGAGGACCCGTCGATCACCGACCCCGCGGAGCGGGAGCGGCATTTCGGGCAGAAAGACCATTTGCGCGATTACGGCCGCGACTACGGCCGGCGTCTCTCCGAGGCCGGCTTCGACGTCGAGGAGATCGACTACGTGCGCAGTCTGTCGCCCGAGGCGGTCAAGTTGTACGGGTTGCGCAGCGAGATCGTCTATGTCGTCCGCAAGCGTTCCGAACGCGCGGAGTACGCAACAGACCGTCCGCGATCCTAA
- a CDS encoding RelA/SpoT family protein: MEEIEREIDLEPQYYRPFLETARSIFDDEVYALVHEALRLAVDRLKGMARHDGTPLVAHSINTAMIVIREVGLGRNSTISTLLHDVVRLQLMDVYKIGNRFGEQCVGILQGLCNISDVDPKVANDQIDNFRELIVSYSTDPRVILIKLADRLEVMRILDIFPEQKRKKKSWESLNLYAQIAHKLGLYNIKSELEDIALKYLEPADYAYIEKRIAETAAEREQFIRGFVRPIEEKMRAQGIRYHLKSRTKSIYSIWRKMKRMRIGFDEVYDLFAIRIIIDCPREQEKAQCWSIYSIVTDFYTPNPDRMRDWISIPKSNGYESLHTTVVTDTGRWVEIQIRSERMDEIAERGVAAHWRYKGVKGGGLGTEQWFSKLREIMETTQTQSLAEKFDAKLSSGEVFVFTPNGDLRKLSEGATVLDFAFDIHSGLGMTCVGGKVNHRNVSLREVLHNGDIVEILTSKQQKPKADWLNIVTTAKARSRIKAYMREQQAQAASLGREELERKIKNWKLSVTMDDAVMVLCKYYKLKTGTELYGQIAQQKIVLADIKEVLTRYLSDSLDERPVREVPVTKVSVESDDALIIDESLSNIEYKLAKCCNPIFGDEIFGFTTVSGGITIHRQDCPNAQRLKERYPYRVLPARWQAEGAKGAFRAAIRIQADDLTGLVNKIAEVINRDLKINIRSMSLNSSGGTLSGLINIEVTSTQVVDAVIYSLMRIKGVQKVFRVNN; this comes from the coding sequence ATGGAAGAAATTGAGAGGGAGATCGATCTCGAGCCGCAGTATTACCGGCCGTTTCTGGAAACGGCCCGTTCCATTTTTGACGACGAGGTGTACGCCTTGGTCCACGAAGCGTTGCGTCTGGCGGTCGACCGCCTGAAGGGCATGGCCCGCCACGACGGCACGCCGCTGGTCGCGCATTCGATCAATACGGCGATGATCGTGATCCGGGAGGTCGGGCTGGGACGCAACTCGACGATCTCGACGCTGCTGCACGATGTCGTGCGGCTGCAGCTGATGGACGTCTACAAGATCGGCAATCGCTTCGGCGAGCAGTGCGTCGGCATTCTGCAGGGGTTGTGCAACATATCGGACGTCGACCCGAAGGTGGCCAACGATCAGATCGACAATTTCCGCGAGTTGATCGTCTCGTACTCGACCGATCCCCGGGTCATTCTGATCAAGCTGGCCGACCGGCTCGAGGTGATGCGTATCCTCGACATATTTCCCGAGCAGAAGCGGAAGAAAAAGTCGTGGGAGAGCCTGAACCTTTATGCGCAGATCGCTCATAAGCTGGGATTGTACAATATCAAGTCGGAACTGGAGGACATCGCGCTGAAGTACCTCGAGCCGGCCGATTACGCCTATATCGAGAAACGGATCGCCGAGACGGCAGCCGAGCGCGAGCAATTCATCCGAGGCTTCGTCCGGCCGATCGAGGAGAAGATGCGGGCGCAGGGCATCCGGTATCACCTGAAGAGCCGCACCAAGTCGATCTACTCGATCTGGCGCAAGATGAAGCGGATGCGCATCGGCTTCGACGAGGTGTACGACCTGTTCGCGATCCGGATCATCATCGATTGTCCCCGGGAACAGGAGAAGGCGCAGTGCTGGAGTATCTACTCGATCGTGACCGATTTCTATACGCCCAATCCGGACCGTATGCGCGATTGGATATCGATTCCGAAGTCGAACGGATACGAATCGCTGCATACGACGGTCGTCACCGATACGGGCCGTTGGGTCGAAATACAGATCCGCAGCGAGCGGATGGACGAGATAGCCGAGCGCGGTGTGGCCGCCCATTGGCGTTACAAGGGTGTCAAGGGGGGCGGTCTGGGGACCGAGCAGTGGTTCTCGAAGCTGCGCGAGATCATGGAGACGACGCAGACGCAGTCGCTCGCCGAAAAGTTCGATGCGAAGCTCTCTTCGGGCGAGGTGTTCGTTTTCACTCCCAACGGCGACTTGCGCAAGCTCAGCGAGGGTGCGACGGTGCTCGATTTCGCTTTCGATATCCATTCCGGTCTGGGAATGACTTGCGTCGGGGGTAAGGTCAATCACCGCAATGTCTCGCTGCGCGAGGTGCTGCACAACGGCGATATCGTCGAGATTCTGACGTCCAAGCAGCAGAAGCCCAAAGCCGACTGGCTGAATATCGTCACGACGGCCAAGGCCCGGAGTCGGATCAAGGCCTATATGCGCGAGCAGCAGGCTCAGGCGGCCAGTCTCGGCCGCGAGGAGCTCGAACGCAAGATCAAGAACTGGAAGCTCTCGGTCACGATGGACGACGCCGTCATGGTGCTTTGCAAATACTACAAGCTGAAGACGGGAACCGAGCTGTACGGCCAGATCGCGCAACAGAAGATCGTGCTGGCCGACATCAAGGAAGTGCTGACGCGCTATCTGTCCGACAGTCTCGACGAAAGACCGGTCCGCGAGGTGCCGGTTACGAAGGTGAGCGTCGAGAGCGACGACGCGCTGATTATCGACGAGTCGCTGAGCAATATCGAGTACAAACTGGCCAAATGCTGCAATCCGATCTTCGGCGACGAGATTTTCGGCTTTACGACGGTCAGCGGCGGCATTACGATTCACCGGCAGGATTGCCCGAACGCCCAGAGGCTCAAGGAGCGCTATCCGTATCGCGTGCTTCCGGCCCGCTGGCAGGCCGAGGGAGCCAAGGGCGCGTTCCGTGCCGCGATCCGCATTCAGGCCGACGACCTGACGGGACTCGTGAACAAGATCGCCGAGGTCATCAACCGCGACCTGAAGATCAATATCCGCTCGATGAGCCTGAATTCTTCGGGCGGCACGCTCTCGGGCCTGATCAACATCGAAGTGACCAGCACGCAGGTCGTCGATGCGGTGATCTATTCGCTGATGCGGATCAAGGGGGTCCAGAAGGTTTTCCGGGTCAATAACTGA
- the xseA gene encoding exodeoxyribonuclease VII large subunit yields the protein MPQHITLSELQSLIKRSIDDAHPLPYWVTAEISELKVNYSGHCYLELVEKGGANHVPKAKISAVIWRSTYGMIASYFGAATGGQTLCAGLKVLVKALVSYHELYGLSLQITDIDPSYTLGDMERQRRQTIEQLQRDGVFDMNRELPMPAVVQRLAVVSSRNAAGYQDFMKELSSGPYRFEVTLFDAFMQGAESEESIVRALETVADALDDFDAVVLIRGGGSQSDLGSFDSYRLCCHLAQFPLPVIAGIGHDKDRSVADLVAAVSLKTPTAVAVYLKNKMAEFEALLDSLRGRLAEWAEEMLGGCTTFLRERAMRLEQQTMRLVHECSLGLQRTGAELGHRATEAVRRSGDRLGTLRSGVAQAARFALANHGLRADNLASMLRHRSFDFLSVRRRELALTGDLVASRDPRRILEMGFSVVRQKGGALADPLALHPGDRVEIETHSRTFEAQIDKIKPI from the coding sequence ATGCCGCAGCATATAACCCTCAGCGAGCTTCAGTCGCTTATCAAGCGAAGCATCGACGACGCCCATCCGCTGCCGTATTGGGTGACGGCCGAGATCAGCGAGCTGAAAGTCAACTATTCGGGGCACTGCTATCTGGAACTGGTCGAGAAGGGGGGGGCCAATCATGTCCCGAAGGCGAAGATCAGCGCGGTGATCTGGCGCAGCACGTACGGGATGATCGCTTCCTATTTCGGCGCTGCCACCGGGGGACAGACGCTTTGCGCGGGACTGAAGGTGCTCGTCAAGGCGCTCGTCTCCTACCATGAGCTTTACGGACTGTCGCTTCAGATCACGGACATCGATCCTTCCTATACGCTCGGCGATATGGAGCGCCAGCGCCGGCAGACGATCGAGCAGTTGCAGCGGGACGGAGTGTTCGACATGAACCGCGAGTTGCCGATGCCTGCCGTCGTGCAGCGTTTGGCCGTCGTTTCGTCGCGCAACGCGGCCGGGTACCAGGACTTCATGAAGGAACTGTCGTCCGGCCCTTATCGTTTCGAAGTGACGCTGTTCGACGCCTTCATGCAGGGAGCCGAGTCCGAGGAGTCGATCGTCCGGGCTTTGGAGACCGTGGCCGACGCGCTGGACGACTTCGATGCGGTCGTGCTGATTCGCGGAGGCGGATCGCAAAGCGATCTGGGCAGTTTCGACAGCTATCGGCTGTGCTGCCATCTGGCACAGTTCCCGCTGCCGGTGATCGCCGGGATCGGCCATGACAAGGACCGGAGCGTGGCCGATCTGGTGGCCGCCGTGTCGCTCAAGACTCCGACGGCCGTCGCCGTCTATCTGAAAAACAAGATGGCCGAGTTCGAGGCCCTGCTCGACTCGCTTCGCGGCCGGCTGGCCGAGTGGGCGGAAGAGATGCTCGGCGGCTGTACGACCTTTCTGCGCGAGCGGGCGATGCGCCTGGAGCAGCAGACCATGCGACTGGTACATGAGTGTTCGCTGGGTCTGCAGCGGACAGGCGCGGAGCTAGGACACCGTGCGACCGAAGCGGTCCGCCGGAGCGGCGATCGGCTCGGAACGCTGCGTTCCGGAGTCGCTCAGGCTGCCCGTTTCGCTTTGGCGAATCACGGGCTCCGGGCGGACAATCTCGCGTCGATGCTGCGCCATCGCAGCTTCGATTTCCTATCCGTGCGTCGCCGCGAACTTGCGCTGACGGGCGATCTGGTCGCTTCGCGCGATCCCCGGCGGATACTGGAGATGGGCTTTTCGGTGGTTCGCCAGAAAGGCGGGGCGCTGGCCGATCCGCTCGCGCTGCATCCGGGCGACCGGGTCGAGATCGAGACGCATTCCCGCACGTTCGAAGCGCAAATCGATAAAATCAAACCAATATGA
- a CDS encoding PHP domain-containing protein codes for MKKILIPVLLLGSLSLSGQIRNDEVFELPEMEISDLRNDIRIPDVDGFHVLKCDFHTHTIFSDGRVWPTMRVDEAWKDGLDAIAITDHIEVRPWKPFVSGGDLNSSFDIAKQRADQIGFIVIKGIEITRAKPLGHINALFITDANPIETPEPLDAVNEAYRQGAFIMWNHPGWPDDQCTMYDVHEQLIKEGKIHGVEVFNSAEYYPKAIDWCRDLKLAFLANSDIHSTTGDSYHPKPLGRPVTLVLAKERSEAGIREAMFAGRTIALFNDLLAGPEALLTGLVKASIDRRVISSDEQGELVELTNRSDIPFRGTVEGRSISLPAGKTIRTRLPARCTIKMKNCYTGNGQALEIAYPFQ; via the coding sequence ATGAAAAAAATTCTGATTCCGGTCTTGCTTTTGGGCTCGCTGTCTCTGAGCGGTCAAATCCGCAACGACGAAGTCTTCGAACTGCCCGAGATGGAAATAAGCGACCTGCGCAACGACATCCGGATTCCGGACGTCGACGGTTTCCATGTGCTCAAATGCGACTTTCACACGCACACGATCTTCTCGGACGGCCGCGTATGGCCGACCATGCGCGTCGACGAGGCATGGAAAGACGGCCTCGACGCCATCGCCATCACGGACCATATCGAAGTCCGCCCGTGGAAACCGTTCGTATCGGGAGGCGATCTGAACTCGTCGTTCGACATCGCCAAGCAGCGGGCCGACCAGATCGGATTCATCGTGATCAAAGGCATCGAGATCACGCGCGCGAAACCGCTGGGGCATATCAACGCGCTGTTCATTACCGATGCCAATCCGATCGAGACGCCCGAACCGCTGGACGCCGTGAACGAGGCTTACCGTCAGGGCGCCTTCATCATGTGGAACCATCCGGGCTGGCCCGACGACCAATGCACGATGTACGACGTGCACGAGCAGCTGATCAAGGAGGGTAAGATCCACGGCGTCGAGGTATTCAACTCGGCCGAATACTATCCGAAAGCGATCGACTGGTGCCGCGACCTGAAACTGGCTTTCCTCGCAAACAGCGATATCCACAGCACGACGGGCGACAGTTACCATCCCAAACCGCTGGGACGCCCGGTGACGCTCGTTCTGGCCAAGGAACGCTCGGAGGCCGGTATCCGCGAAGCGATGTTCGCCGGACGGACGATCGCCCTGTTCAACGACCTGCTGGCCGGCCCCGAGGCGCTGCTGACCGGCTTGGTGAAGGCTTCCATCGACAGGCGTGTCATCAGCAGCGACGAGCAGGGAGAACTGGTCGAACTGACCAACCGCTCGGACATCCCGTTCCGGGGCACGGTCGAGGGAAGATCGATCAGCCTGCCCGCAGGGAAAACGATCCGGACGAGACTCCCGGCCCGGTGCACGATCAAAATGAAAAACTGCTACACGGGGAACGGGCAAGCGCTCGAAATAGCTTATCCGTTCCAATAA